The Acidianus manzaensis genome has a window encoding:
- the argF gene encoding ornithine carbamoyltransferase — protein sequence MLRGKSFICLLDFSREEIQNFIDVSFMMKNFVKTNNIPKSLQNKRIALIFEKTSTRTRVSMESAINLLGGFPIVLNKGDIQLSRGEPIEDTARVLGRFVHGIGARVLDHNSLIKLRDYSGLPVINLLSNLSHPLQTLADFMTIKEKLGTYDKPIAFIGDGRDNVLLSLMAFVAKMGLELRVGSPKEFRPNEDFWKRIEEEAEESGAIIDFYEDPYEAVRGAYAVYTDVWVSMGEESIAEKKKEILKNYKVTEDLMKYASSHAIFLHCLPAVRGEEVEANVIDGKQSAVWDQAENRLYTAMSVLSLII from the coding sequence ATGCTAAGAGGTAAAAGTTTCATATGTTTACTAGATTTTAGTAGAGAAGAGATACAAAATTTTATAGATGTGTCTTTTATGATGAAAAATTTTGTTAAAACTAATAATATACCGAAATCATTACAAAATAAGAGAATAGCTCTGATTTTTGAAAAAACTAGCACTAGAACTAGAGTAAGTATGGAGTCTGCTATTAACTTATTGGGTGGTTTTCCTATTGTTCTGAATAAAGGCGATATTCAATTAAGTAGAGGAGAACCAATAGAGGATACTGCCAGAGTTTTAGGTAGATTTGTTCATGGAATAGGAGCGAGAGTTCTGGATCATAATAGTTTAATAAAATTAAGAGATTATTCTGGTTTGCCTGTAATTAATTTGCTTAGTAACTTATCTCATCCTCTTCAGACTTTAGCTGATTTTATGACTATAAAGGAGAAACTCGGAACATATGACAAGCCTATAGCGTTCATAGGAGATGGAAGAGATAATGTTTTACTTAGTCTTATGGCTTTTGTAGCTAAAATGGGTTTAGAGCTAAGAGTAGGTTCTCCTAAAGAATTTAGACCTAACGAAGATTTTTGGAAGAGGATTGAAGAAGAAGCAGAGGAGTCTGGAGCTATCATAGATTTTTATGAAGATCCTTATGAAGCTGTTAGAGGAGCTTATGCAGTTTATACTGACGTTTGGGTAAGTATGGGAGAAGAGAGTATTGCAGAGAAAAAGAAGGAAATATTGAAAAATTATAAAGTCACCGAAGATCTCATGAAGTATGCTTCTTCACATGCTATTTTCCTTCATTGTCTTCCTGCTGTAAGAGGAGAAGAAGTTGAGGCTAATGTAATTGATGGAAAACAAAGCGCAGTATGGGATCAAGCGGAAAATAGGCTATATACTGCTATGTCTGTTTTGTCCTTGATTATTTGA
- a CDS encoding DUF4443 domain-containing protein, translating into MDIQLIINDITKPKQGNRPNFDEAHVIYAMDIIYKEQPIGRPTLIRKLGLGEATVKTLLKRLKESNIIKVDKVGGAELTELGKELLSEWNSKISIEKTELKSISWNSMMIIAKNEADLLNKIKVTQLRDMIIKAGANAALIAIIKSNEIELPPKTSEFSIPGLIEEIKKHCEKCENNDLIVFITPDDIHLAYKVGLILFENRVNS; encoded by the coding sequence ATGGATATCCAATTGATAATTAATGACATCACAAAACCAAAACAAGGCAATAGACCCAACTTTGATGAAGCACATGTAATTTACGCAATGGACATTATCTACAAAGAACAACCAATAGGAAGACCAACACTAATAAGAAAATTAGGATTAGGTGAAGCTACAGTAAAAACTCTCTTAAAAAGATTAAAGGAATCTAATATTATAAAAGTAGATAAAGTAGGAGGAGCAGAACTTACAGAACTTGGAAAAGAGCTTTTATCAGAATGGAATTCTAAGATTTCGATAGAAAAAACAGAATTAAAATCAATTTCTTGGAATTCAATGATGATTATAGCTAAAAACGAAGCAGATTTACTGAACAAAATTAAAGTTACACAACTAAGAGATATGATAATAAAAGCAGGAGCAAATGCAGCATTAATAGCAATAATAAAATCCAATGAAATAGAACTGCCACCAAAAACAAGCGAATTCTCGATTCCAGGATTAATAGAAGAAATTAAAAAACACTGTGAAAAATGTGAGAATAATGATCTAATAGTATTCATAACACCTGACGATATTCATCTAGCATACAAGGTGGGGCTGATACTTTTTGAAAATAGGGTTAATAGTTAA
- a CDS encoding ATP-NAD kinase family protein, which yields MKIGLIVNPYAGSGGKLGKKGSDNLYIENPDTKDKISRFLKNAPNNIEYFTPKMKMGEYFLISFNLNYHTIDVGEKERTTREDTILASKILSQFTDLIIFAGGDGTARDVAEGIKLGNKKTPILGIPTGVKMHSGVFASTPENAGKLLKAFIEGLAKIKTAEILDIDEDKYRKGIYDVKVYDIAYTVDYENILVESKEEVHSESSELDEIADYVIENIMVNDSIYYILGPGSTVKRIEEKLGYKPNFLSTDIFLGKKLFLQNVNYMDLLQLTGELKLILTPIGRQGFILGRGNQEIGPEVLKRIDKNNIYILSTKNKLNTIKCLRIDSGDPIIDKKLEGIYTIIVGYNEFYAMKTCKYDSI from the coding sequence TTGAAAATAGGGTTAATAGTTAATCCGTATGCAGGCTCTGGAGGAAAATTAGGAAAAAAAGGAAGTGATAATTTATATATAGAAAATCCAGATACTAAAGATAAAATATCAAGATTTTTAAAAAATGCGCCTAATAACATAGAATATTTTACTCCAAAAATGAAAATGGGAGAATATTTTCTAATTTCTTTTAATTTAAATTATCATACAATAGATGTAGGAGAAAAGGAAAGAACTACAAGAGAAGATACAATATTAGCATCAAAAATACTATCTCAATTCACTGATCTGATAATATTTGCAGGAGGAGACGGAACAGCTAGAGATGTAGCAGAAGGAATAAAGCTAGGAAATAAAAAAACACCAATACTTGGAATTCCCACTGGAGTGAAAATGCACAGTGGAGTATTTGCGTCAACTCCAGAAAATGCTGGAAAACTACTTAAAGCGTTTATTGAAGGCTTAGCTAAAATAAAAACTGCAGAAATTCTAGATATAGATGAAGACAAATACAGAAAAGGAATATATGATGTAAAAGTTTACGATATCGCGTATACAGTAGATTATGAGAATATACTAGTTGAAAGTAAAGAAGAAGTGCACTCCGAAAGTTCAGAGTTAGACGAAATAGCAGATTATGTGATAGAAAATATAATGGTTAACGATAGCATTTATTATATATTAGGCCCAGGCAGCACAGTAAAAAGAATTGAAGAAAAATTAGGGTATAAACCAAATTTCTTATCTACTGACATATTTTTAGGTAAGAAATTATTTCTTCAAAATGTAAATTATATGGATCTACTTCAATTAACTGGGGAGTTAAAATTAATTCTTACGCCAATAGGCAGACAAGGCTTTATCTTAGGTAGAGGTAATCAAGAAATAGGACCTGAAGTATTAAAGAGAATAGATAAAAATAATATTTATATTCTCTCTACGAAAAATAAATTAAATACAATAAAATGCTTAAGAATAGATTCAGGTGATCCAATAATAGATAAAAAATTAGAAGGAATATATACAATAATAGTTGGATATAATGAATTTTATGCAATGAAAACATGTAAGTATGACTCTATCTAA
- a CDS encoding replication initiator protein WhiP codes for MEAIIVLLNARPLRTSEIASNLGYQTKYISSYLSYWKKKNLVYQDGGRWYLTPEGENLAKAIIDSYSNSRFKEMLVIAKQMVEQVKDSKNNKTQQNKKEAEKEVLSFIDSKTNSKAKKQQNMNPEECVKEILEKLDNDEKDILLFIIDKYKQWGSTYIYIDQLQEEYKADMGWLFKILRQLQTKRILYLYQDPKLGLRIGFSKTFKEKLNC; via the coding sequence ATGGAGGCTATAATAGTTTTACTTAACGCAAGACCATTAAGAACATCAGAAATTGCATCTAATTTAGGTTATCAAACTAAATACATTAGTAGTTATCTTAGTTATTGGAAAAAGAAAAACTTAGTTTATCAAGATGGTGGTAGATGGTATTTAACACCTGAAGGAGAAAATTTGGCAAAAGCTATCATAGATTCATATTCTAATTCTAGGTTTAAAGAAATGCTTGTTATTGCTAAACAAATGGTAGAACAAGTTAAAGACTCAAAAAACAACAAAACACAACAAAACAAAAAAGAAGCAGAGAAGGAAGTTTTGTCGTTTATTGACTCAAAAACCAATTCTAAAGCCAAAAAACAACAAAACATGAATCCAGAGGAATGTGTGAAAGAAATTTTAGAAAAATTAGACAATGACGAAAAAGATATACTGTTATTCATTATAGACAAATATAAACAATGGGGTTCGACATACATATATATTGATCAATTACAAGAAGAATACAAAGCTGATATGGGTTGGTTATTCAAAATTCTTAGGCAATTACAAACAAAAAGAATTCTTTATTTATATCAAGATCCAAAATTAGGTCTCAGAATCGGTTTTTCTAAAACATTCAAAGAGAAACTTAACTGTTAA
- the thsA gene encoding thermosome subunit alpha, giving the protein MSSGVPVLLFKEGTSRNSGKEALKNNILAARTLAEMLKTSLGPKGLDKMLIDSFGDVTITNDGATIVKEMEIQHPAAKLLVEAAKAQDAEVGDGTTSAVVLSGLLLEKADALIDQNIHPTIVIDGFKKAFDKALEILPQIGTKINVSDLNAASTRDELRKIVYTTMSSKFLAEGKELEKIMDILIDAVTSIAEPLPTGGYNVSLDLIKIDKKKGGSIEDSTLVKGIVLDKEVVHPGMPRRVEKAKIAVLDAALEVEKPEISAKISITSPEQIKSFLDEEAKYLKDMVDKLASIGANVVICQKGIDDIAQHFLAKKGILAVRRVKRSDIEKLEKALGARIISSIKDATPEDLGYAELVEERKVGNDKMVFIEGAKNAKSVNILLRGSNDMALDEAERSINDALHSLRNILMEPIIIPGGGAVEIELAMRLREYARSVGGKEQLAIEAYADALEEIPMILAETAGMEPISSLMDLRARHAKGLVNSGVDAINGKIVDDMLSLNVVEPIRVKRQVLKSATEAATAVLKIDDLIAASQLKSSGGKGGAGGESGSGEGGEGAGMGGGMPSLS; this is encoded by the coding sequence ATGTCGTCTGGAGTTCCAGTCTTACTATTCAAAGAAGGTACATCTAGAAATAGTGGAAAAGAAGCATTAAAAAACAATATTTTAGCAGCAAGAACACTAGCAGAAATGCTAAAGACAAGTCTAGGACCTAAAGGATTAGATAAGATGTTAATTGACAGTTTTGGAGACGTAACAATCACAAATGATGGAGCAACAATTGTAAAAGAAATGGAAATTCAACATCCAGCAGCTAAACTATTAGTTGAAGCAGCAAAAGCACAAGATGCAGAGGTAGGAGATGGAACTACAAGTGCTGTAGTCCTTTCAGGTTTACTATTAGAGAAAGCAGATGCATTAATTGATCAAAACATTCATCCTACAATAGTAATAGATGGATTTAAGAAGGCATTTGATAAAGCTCTAGAGATTCTACCTCAGATTGGTACTAAAATAAACGTATCTGATCTAAATGCTGCAAGCACAAGAGATGAGCTAAGAAAGATTGTATACACTACTATGTCAAGTAAATTCTTAGCTGAAGGTAAAGAGCTAGAGAAAATCATGGATATACTAATTGATGCAGTAACTTCAATTGCAGAACCTTTACCAACTGGAGGATATAATGTAAGCCTAGATTTGATAAAGATTGATAAAAAGAAAGGAGGAAGTATTGAAGATTCAACCTTAGTAAAAGGAATAGTTTTAGATAAAGAAGTAGTACATCCTGGAATGCCTAGAAGAGTAGAAAAAGCTAAGATAGCAGTATTAGATGCAGCATTAGAAGTTGAAAAACCTGAAATATCAGCAAAAATAAGCATAACTAGTCCAGAACAAATTAAGTCATTCTTAGATGAAGAGGCAAAGTACTTGAAAGACATGGTAGACAAATTAGCATCAATAGGAGCTAACGTAGTCATATGCCAGAAAGGTATTGATGATATAGCTCAACACTTCTTAGCAAAGAAGGGAATATTAGCAGTTAGAAGAGTAAAGAGAAGTGATATAGAAAAATTAGAAAAAGCATTGGGAGCTAGAATAATTAGTAGTATTAAGGATGCTACACCAGAAGATTTAGGTTACGCTGAACTAGTAGAAGAAAGAAAAGTAGGAAATGATAAGATGGTATTTATTGAGGGAGCTAAGAACGCAAAGTCAGTAAATATATTGCTAAGAGGTTCAAACGATATGGCATTAGATGAAGCAGAGAGAAGTATAAATGATGCATTACATTCACTAAGGAATATACTAATGGAACCAATTATTATACCAGGCGGAGGAGCAGTAGAAATAGAATTAGCAATGAGATTGAGAGAGTATGCTAGATCAGTAGGTGGGAAAGAACAATTAGCAATTGAAGCATATGCTGATGCGTTAGAAGAAATACCAATGATCTTAGCTGAGACTGCAGGAATGGAACCAATATCAAGTTTGATGGATCTAAGAGCAAGACATGCTAAAGGATTAGTTAACTCTGGTGTTGACGCTATTAATGGAAAAATAGTTGACGATATGTTAAGTCTAAATGTAGTAGAACCGATAAGAGTTAAGAGACAAGTTTTAAAGAGTGCAACAGAGGCTGCTACAGCAGTTTTGAAGATTGATGATTTAATAGCAGCATCTCAATTAAAGAGTAGTGGAGGAAAAGGAGGAGCAGGAGGAGAAAGTGGATCTGGTGAAGGCGGAGAAGGTGCAGGAATGGGTGGCGGAATGCCTTCCCTAAGCTAA
- a CDS encoding arginine--tRNA ligase — MYALAKAKEEMAEYLSKIIEVDKEKILNSIEYPKSEIADLSLPLPSVSKKRDIEVKYSGYLIKEMTKDKIFINVRLNELNLMKEIFSNFNENYGIIKVEKPLRIVVEHTSANPIHPLHVGHLRNAIIGDTLVRLLKARGHEVNSRFYVNDGGRQVALLIYGLSKLDYPEPPEGQKKDEWLGQIYAITNVIIEIRKITEELKSASEQEYKEKISKRDELIAVASELESRNQDYFNRILNGVNSDKDPEAEISKIIQLYESGDSKTKQIVRKYVNYALEGFKESLENLHISYDNFDYESDLLWNGDVGKILDLALESVARISYKGTVALDLQKFLDDKVREELKIPKGFEIPPLVLMRSDGTSLYTIRDIAYTLYKFSQFNADEVINVIAEQQSVSQMQLRASLYLLGYPEIAKRLIHYSYGMVTVQGLRMSGRLGRYISFDNIYDKVSEVVKTKIQEKKGVLENIKEIANAAIRYAIISVSSNKPVSFNIARVANFEENSGPYLQYSYARAYNILNKSTDKLDIQKIDESDLKNEKRQLLIMIAKFPEVFMSSADYLQPENLTMFLRFLADTFNSWYDKERVIQEPDEKKRITRLYIVKGVETVLRNGLNALGINSLTRM, encoded by the coding sequence GTGTATGCATTAGCAAAAGCAAAAGAAGAAATGGCAGAATATTTATCAAAAATAATCGAAGTTGATAAGGAAAAGATTTTAAATAGTATTGAGTATCCAAAGTCTGAAATAGCTGATTTATCATTACCATTACCATCAGTATCTAAAAAAAGAGATATTGAAGTAAAATATTCTGGTTATCTCATTAAAGAAATGACAAAAGATAAAATTTTCATTAATGTTAGATTAAATGAATTAAATTTAATGAAAGAAATATTTAGTAACTTTAATGAAAATTATGGCATTATAAAAGTTGAAAAACCTTTAAGAATAGTCGTAGAGCACACTAGTGCTAATCCAATTCACCCTCTTCATGTAGGTCATTTAAGAAACGCAATAATTGGTGACACATTAGTTAGACTATTAAAAGCTAGAGGTCATGAGGTTAATTCAAGATTTTACGTTAACGATGGAGGAAGACAAGTCGCGTTACTTATATATGGTCTTTCTAAATTAGATTACCCAGAACCACCAGAAGGACAAAAAAAGGACGAATGGTTAGGTCAAATATATGCTATAACAAATGTAATTATAGAAATTAGAAAAATCACAGAAGAATTAAAATCCGCATCAGAACAAGAATACAAGGAAAAAATAAGTAAAAGAGACGAGCTAATAGCAGTTGCATCAGAATTAGAAAGCAGAAACCAAGATTATTTTAATAGGATTCTAAATGGCGTTAATAGCGATAAAGATCCAGAGGCTGAAATATCAAAAATAATTCAGCTTTATGAAAGCGGTGATTCAAAAACAAAACAAATAGTAAGGAAGTATGTTAACTATGCATTAGAAGGATTTAAGGAAAGTCTTGAGAATCTTCATATTTCATATGATAATTTCGATTATGAAAGTGATCTTTTATGGAATGGTGATGTAGGAAAGATTTTAGATTTAGCTTTAGAATCTGTTGCAAGAATCTCTTATAAGGGAACGGTAGCATTAGACTTACAAAAATTTTTGGATGATAAGGTTAGGGAGGAATTAAAAATACCAAAAGGATTCGAAATTCCACCTTTAGTCCTAATGAGATCTGACGGAACTTCTCTATATACTATAAGAGATATAGCTTATACTCTATACAAATTTTCCCAATTTAACGCAGACGAAGTAATAAATGTAATAGCAGAACAACAATCAGTGTCGCAAATGCAACTTAGAGCATCATTATATTTGCTTGGATATCCAGAAATTGCAAAAAGACTAATCCATTATTCATACGGTATGGTTACAGTACAAGGATTAAGAATGAGCGGAAGATTAGGAAGATATATTTCATTTGATAATATTTACGATAAAGTAAGTGAAGTAGTAAAAACAAAAATTCAAGAGAAAAAAGGAGTTTTAGAAAACATCAAAGAAATTGCTAATGCAGCAATAAGATATGCTATAATTTCTGTTTCATCTAATAAGCCTGTATCCTTTAATATAGCTAGAGTAGCAAACTTTGAAGAGAATAGTGGTCCATATTTACAGTATAGTTATGCTAGAGCTTATAATATTTTAAATAAATCTACTGATAAATTGGATATTCAGAAAATAGACGAATCTGACTTAAAGAATGAGAAAAGACAACTATTAATTATGATAGCAAAATTCCCTGAAGTTTTTATGAGTTCAGCTGATTATTTACAGCCAGAGAACTTAACTATGTTTCTAAGATTCTTAGCTGACACATTTAATTCTTGGTATGATAAAGAAAGAGTTATTCAAGAACCAGATGAAAAGAAAAGAATAACTAGACTATACATCGTTAAAGGCGTAGAAACAGTACTAAGAAACGGATTAAATGCCTTAGGTATAAATTCTTTAACTCGTATGTAA
- a CDS encoding putative integrase, with the protein MNEKKKTYTFGDIIIREVKRRYYVYLSRESSTDGKEHYIGPLDDVVKKNYIKNRSGGVWGLIPHSGPAGI; encoded by the coding sequence ATGAACGAGAAAAAGAAGACTTATACGTTTGGCGACATAATCATACGTGAAGTCAAAAGACGGTATTATGTCTATTTATCGAGAGAGTCGAGTACTGACGGAAAGGAACATTACATCGGTCCCTTAGACGACGTTGTTAAAAAAAATTACATCAAAAATAGGAGTGGGGGGGTGTGGGGGTTGATCCCCCACAGCGGGCCCGCCGGGATTTGA